The following are encoded in a window of Desulfobotulus pelophilus genomic DNA:
- the cheB gene encoding chemotaxis-specific protein-glutamate methyltransferase CheB, with the protein MVSPITVLIVDDSRIFRNALALSLAQEKDIQVVGSVRNGKKALEFLEKEKVDIITLDLDMPDMDGIATLKAIQESGGGKNPSMGVLVISGHAGSAEDLRRESLAYGAFAYIPKPVAATGELPLDRLRNAVAPRIRSYMKQGRPRPLPPATQPCPPPCGPRAGLTEVILIAVSTGGPKALHFLLPRLCRACNLPVLVVQHMPPDFTLSLAESLALQCSHQVMEATDDMDVLPRTVYIAPGGRHMLVRKSGTRIRIVLNDGPPEKGCKPSANILFRSAAPVWQDRILALVLTGMGQDGTQGAASLKRSGATIFAQDESSSVVWGMPGSIVSAGLSDAIFPLDTMADAVHQYLTSCSGA; encoded by the coding sequence ATGGTTTCCCCCATCACCGTGCTCATTGTGGATGATTCCAGAATTTTCCGGAATGCACTGGCCCTGAGCCTTGCACAGGAAAAAGACATCCAGGTTGTCGGATCCGTACGAAACGGCAAAAAAGCCCTTGAATTTCTGGAAAAAGAAAAGGTTGATATCATCACCCTCGATCTGGACATGCCGGACATGGACGGCATTGCCACCCTGAAAGCCATCCAGGAATCGGGCGGCGGAAAAAATCCATCCATGGGTGTGCTGGTCATCAGCGGTCATGCGGGCAGTGCGGAAGATCTGAGACGGGAAAGTCTTGCCTACGGGGCCTTTGCCTATATCCCCAAACCTGTTGCGGCTACAGGTGAACTGCCACTGGATCGTCTTCGCAACGCCGTGGCCCCAAGAATCCGCTCTTATATGAAACAGGGAAGGCCCAGACCCTTACCGCCTGCAACCCAACCCTGTCCGCCACCATGCGGGCCCCGGGCCGGTCTGACAGAAGTCATTCTCATAGCCGTTTCCACAGGAGGACCCAAAGCCCTCCATTTTCTCCTTCCCCGTCTCTGCCGGGCCTGCAATCTCCCTGTTCTTGTGGTACAGCACATGCCACCGGATTTCACCCTGTCCCTTGCGGAAAGCCTTGCCCTTCAGTGCAGCCATCAGGTGATGGAAGCCACCGACGATATGGATGTGCTTCCCCGTACCGTTTATATTGCACCGGGAGGCCGTCACATGCTGGTCCGGAAATCAGGAACCCGTATCCGCATCGTCCTCAATGATGGCCCTCCGGAAAAAGGCTGTAAACCTTCTGCCAATATTCTTTTCCGCTCAGCCGCCCCTGTGTGGCAGGACAGAATTCTGGCCCTTGTTCTGACGGGCATGGGACAGGACGGCACTCAGGGTGCTGCCAGCCTGAAACGCTCCGGGGCTACAATTTTTGCTCAGGACGAATCCAGCAGTGTGGTGTGGGGCATGCCCGGAAGCATTGTGTCGGCGGGTCTGTCTGACGCCATTTTTCCCCTGGACACCATGGCAGATGCCGTTCACCAGTATCTCACATCCTGCTCCGGAGCCTGA
- a CDS encoding methyl-accepting chemotaxis protein, with translation MKFKDFGIAKKLGFGFGLVCLILLLLGGASMRGMNTIGNDMVHTTEYTLPVTNRVADLEHASQSAIMAMQNFIMNGQDNDLAEGRRQLALALEHLDSLTSLHREYAGSNSDANQKGREVIDLFSRSMDLSERQIHENIRNQTRFDVSGQEVTNAFHALTAHYETLQEEAQAALEMANELKHRMGMMRLHLTASALFDSEDSFRSMEREHALMQTLAKGLKEKEANSELIRKLDEMIQVLVRYRETGDAWLAAFRSNPAEARRGRLARELQEQGNVITALVEAFLEAKNRDVTRIFQESRFVSTLTQDMAQMRVLEKTYILDRNEENRNQWLAYYATLSQNLETSRHQTTASRNLDLLTEVSRHLQQYRQHATAWVNNRLILENETLPELENRGALLLQLASQASDSAWQQFYVAAENTKRIVRRALWGISLISLLGLGFALASGYSIARGISRPIQTLVATAEGLATGDMTGRSRLDQKDEIGKLAKAIDRSMDQLSGVIRQVKGGADTLAGASEELSTVSRQLASGSEEVTAQASNVASATEQMSTNISTMASATEEMSVNIQGISSTAEQMSTNMKAVTLSMDESSEGIRRIAENADTNTAIATKAIRLAGSATATMNLLGNAAKEIGDVTEVIKRIAEQTNLLALNATIEAASAGEAGRGFAVVASEIKALASQSAHAAENIAAKIRGVQETTGEAVKGIADVSGIITDISNRTNETTEAVKAQTRIAETISSNIAEATSGIQHIATGIAEVAQGANDMSRNAGEAAQAARDIAANIQGVSAAAQQSSAAASQVNSSAVDLSRLAGDLRHHMAAFKTES, from the coding sequence GTGAAATTCAAGGATTTTGGAATTGCAAAAAAACTTGGCTTTGGCTTTGGCCTTGTCTGCCTGATACTTCTCCTGCTGGGTGGAGCCAGCATGCGAGGCATGAATACCATTGGCAATGACATGGTCCATACCACGGAGTATACCCTTCCCGTGACCAACCGGGTTGCAGATCTGGAACATGCATCGCAGTCAGCCATCATGGCCATGCAGAATTTTATCATGAACGGGCAGGATAACGACCTTGCCGAAGGCCGCCGCCAGCTGGCTCTGGCTCTGGAACATCTGGATTCTCTTACCTCCCTGCACCGGGAATATGCTGGCAGTAACAGTGATGCCAATCAAAAAGGAAGGGAAGTTATCGATCTTTTCTCACGCAGCATGGACTTGAGCGAAAGACAGATACACGAAAACATCCGGAACCAGACTCGCTTTGATGTATCAGGCCAGGAAGTTACGAATGCCTTTCATGCACTGACCGCCCATTATGAAACACTTCAGGAAGAAGCCCAGGCCGCTCTGGAAATGGCCAATGAACTGAAACACCGGATGGGGATGATGCGTCTTCACCTTACGGCCTCTGCCCTTTTTGACAGCGAAGACAGTTTCCGGTCCATGGAAAGGGAACATGCCCTCATGCAAACCCTTGCCAAGGGCCTGAAAGAAAAGGAGGCAAACTCTGAACTGATCAGAAAGCTGGACGAAATGATTCAGGTGCTGGTTCGCTACCGGGAAACGGGAGATGCCTGGCTGGCTGCCTTTCGCAGCAATCCGGCAGAAGCCCGCCGTGGCCGCCTTGCCCGTGAACTTCAGGAACAGGGCAACGTCATTACGGCCCTCGTGGAAGCTTTTCTTGAAGCGAAAAACCGGGATGTTACCAGAATTTTTCAGGAAAGCCGTTTCGTTAGTACGCTGACGCAGGATATGGCACAGATGCGGGTTCTTGAAAAAACCTATATTCTGGACCGCAACGAAGAAAACCGTAACCAGTGGCTGGCATATTACGCAACACTCAGCCAGAACCTGGAAACATCCCGCCATCAGACAACGGCATCCCGGAACCTTGACCTTTTAACGGAAGTAAGCCGACATCTGCAGCAATACCGCCAGCATGCAACGGCATGGGTCAATAACCGCCTCATTCTTGAAAACGAAACCCTCCCAGAGCTGGAAAACCGCGGAGCCCTTCTTCTGCAGCTTGCCAGCCAGGCTTCTGACAGTGCCTGGCAGCAGTTTTATGTGGCGGCAGAGAATACCAAGCGCATTGTCAGGCGGGCTTTATGGGGTATTTCCCTCATTTCCCTTCTGGGCCTTGGCTTTGCCCTTGCCTCCGGCTACAGTATTGCAAGGGGAATCAGCAGGCCCATACAGACTCTGGTTGCAACGGCCGAGGGCCTTGCCACGGGTGATATGACGGGCAGAAGCCGGTTGGACCAGAAGGATGAAATCGGCAAACTTGCCAAGGCCATTGACCGGTCCATGGATCAGCTTTCCGGTGTTATCCGTCAGGTCAAAGGCGGCGCCGATACCCTTGCCGGTGCTTCCGAAGAACTTTCCACCGTTTCCCGTCAGCTGGCATCCGGATCGGAGGAAGTAACGGCCCAGGCCAGTAATGTTGCCAGTGCTACGGAACAGATGAGCACCAATATCAGTACTATGGCCTCCGCTACGGAAGAAATGAGCGTGAATATACAGGGCATTTCCAGCACGGCGGAACAGATGAGCACCAACATGAAAGCCGTCACACTTTCCATGGATGAATCCAGTGAAGGTATCCGCAGAATTGCAGAGAATGCGGATACCAACACAGCCATTGCCACAAAAGCCATCCGTCTTGCGGGTTCGGCTACGGCAACCATGAACCTGCTGGGCAATGCGGCCAAGGAAATTGGAGATGTCACGGAAGTAATCAAACGTATTGCCGAGCAGACCAACCTTTTGGCCCTCAATGCCACCATTGAGGCTGCCAGTGCCGGTGAAGCAGGACGAGGATTTGCCGTTGTTGCCAGTGAAATCAAAGCCCTTGCCAGCCAGAGTGCCCACGCCGCCGAAAACATTGCCGCTAAAATCCGGGGTGTTCAGGAAACAACAGGAGAAGCGGTCAAAGGCATTGCCGATGTTTCCGGCATCATCACGGACATATCCAACCGGACCAATGAAACCACGGAAGCCGTCAAGGCCCAGACACGCATTGCGGAAACCATATCCAGCAACATAGCCGAAGCCACGTCCGGTATCCAGCACATTGCAACGGGCATAGCCGAAGTTGCCCAGGGAGCCAATGACATGAGCCGCAATGCCGGAGAAGCGGCCCAGGCTGCCAGAGACATAGCCGCCAACATTCAGGGCGTCAGTGCGGCGGCCCAGCAGTCCAGCGCGGCGGCCAGTCAGGTAAACAGTTCTGCCGTTGATCTGAGCCGTCTGGCCGGAGATCTCCGCCACCATATGGCTGCCTTCAAAACCGAATCCTGA
- a CDS encoding chemotaxis protein CheW yields the protein MMITSHNRQICTFFIGEETYGFDIFDIKEVHTRNHFTPVHHAPPSVRGYVNIRGQIHLIIDLRVLLGHPPAPAREHTRILLFKPHAGESFGVLVDRIGDVFPAPENMIAPMDDRRKENGNGILRQLARGILKKENGLVTLLSASTILKQAGDLSAPVLTEMKQASF from the coding sequence ATGATGATCACCAGCCATAACCGCCAGATCTGTACCTTTTTCATTGGAGAGGAAACCTACGGTTTCGATATATTCGATATCAAGGAAGTGCACACGCGAAACCACTTTACACCGGTTCATCATGCCCCTCCATCCGTACGTGGCTACGTAAACATACGGGGACAGATTCATCTGATCATAGATCTTAGAGTTCTTTTGGGCCATCCGCCTGCTCCTGCCAGAGAGCATACCCGGATTCTGCTCTTCAAGCCCCATGCAGGGGAATCCTTTGGCGTTCTTGTAGATCGCATCGGTGATGTGTTCCCTGCGCCGGAAAACATGATAGCCCCCATGGATGACCGCAGAAAAGAAAACGGTAATGGCATTCTCAGGCAGCTGGCCAGAGGAATTCTGAAAAAGGAGAATGGACTTGTCACCCTGCTTTCCGCATCGACCATACTGAAGCAGGCTGGTGACCTCTCTGCTCCAGTTCTTACCGAAATGAAACAGGCATCTTTCTGA
- a CDS encoding hybrid sensor histidine kinase/response regulator codes for MLNDKAILDEFVNEAREHLTRAEKDILGLEGADTEASRTIVDGLFRAVHSIKGSAGFLGLTSIGSLTHAMEALLSMVRSGEMNADSPLIDGLLSGTDYVQTLLDDVENSNDMDISSMQHRLDALLEERLPDKARKDRQTPAQLCACNNPLPFTVSAYTLHRIDKARELYLLHYDLAVMEQAGKRPMAIIADLLSAGEIVEAELSFGSFDIRQGLPTGPLTYQVLYATILEMDLIPSVSGLGAEHILPVSREGVCMDSAVITAEMPSHSVVSSSSSAPDQTIPAPPPQEEKTGSTKEQTADKTGSIRIRLDILDQLMTLAGELVLVRNQHLLESEHASGSHNLAQRLDGVTTELQQTIMRTRMQPIGNIFAKLPRMVRDLSHKLGKDIVLEMEGQDVELDKSILEALADPLTHLIRNACDHGIESPQQRVIAGKPETGHIHVAARHEAGQIALVLSDDGQGMDTNKIRKKALESGLKKESELSRMSEQDICQLTLLSGFSTADQVSEVSGRGVGMDVVKTSIETLGGSLQLSSIRGQGSRFHISLPLTLAIIPCLTVRAGKDRFAIPQVNLEELVCLYDREISERISCVGTHEVCRLRETLLPMVRLKEVLKRPVPFTETIQTAIARTPRNGESKNLTFAVVKVGNHRFGLEVDEVIGTEEIVVKPMHPALKTIAIYSGATIMGDGQVALILDIEGIARHTGVPLAARAENTHATTTTQPVLLTAAGPHEQFAMALQLVRRVEKISIHHIERIGDKEFITLDNVPTRIVRLEHILPVSPCPESETFHLLLPKFSEKPYGILFSEIRDIVDIPLDLATKSIPGKGILGAAVVQEKLSLFLDPFQIIESAEPGWFGEKTEQPKQSHILLAEDTVFFTQLVRNYLESDGCRVTTASNGREAWQLLREQSFDLLVSDLEMPEMDGWQLIREVRKDPSCRHIKAIALTALATETDRNRTLAAGFDAFEVKIDRENLRNSIRILLHGNKNPQRKSA; via the coding sequence CACCCACGCCATGGAAGCCCTGCTTTCCATGGTCCGTTCCGGAGAAATGAATGCGGATAGTCCCCTTATTGACGGTCTTCTGTCCGGAACCGACTATGTCCAGACCTTGCTGGATGATGTTGAAAACAGTAATGATATGGATATCAGCAGCATGCAGCATCGCCTGGATGCCCTCCTTGAAGAACGCCTGCCCGACAAAGCCCGTAAAGACCGCCAAACTCCGGCCCAACTGTGTGCCTGCAACAATCCGCTGCCCTTTACCGTTTCTGCCTACACCCTTCATCGCATCGACAAGGCCAGAGAGCTTTACCTCTTGCACTATGATCTTGCGGTAATGGAACAAGCCGGCAAACGCCCCATGGCAATCATCGCAGACCTCTTGTCCGCCGGTGAAATTGTGGAGGCCGAGCTCTCCTTCGGTTCCTTTGATATCCGTCAGGGATTGCCCACCGGCCCCCTTACCTATCAGGTACTGTATGCCACCATTCTGGAAATGGACCTGATCCCTTCCGTAAGCGGGCTGGGTGCAGAGCATATCCTTCCCGTATCCCGTGAAGGTGTCTGTATGGACTCTGCCGTCATCACGGCTGAAATGCCTTCTCATTCCGTGGTTTCAAGCTCCTCTTCTGCTCCAGACCAAACCATACCAGCCCCACCGCCACAGGAAGAAAAAACCGGCAGCACAAAAGAACAGACTGCGGATAAAACCGGCAGCATCCGGATCCGTCTGGACATTCTGGATCAGCTGATGACCCTTGCAGGAGAGCTGGTTCTTGTCCGTAACCAGCATCTTCTGGAATCAGAGCATGCTTCCGGCTCGCACAACCTCGCCCAGCGTCTGGATGGTGTAACTACGGAACTGCAGCAGACCATCATGCGTACCCGTATGCAGCCCATTGGCAATATTTTTGCCAAGCTGCCCCGTATGGTGAGGGACCTTTCTCATAAACTGGGAAAAGACATTGTGCTGGAGATGGAAGGTCAGGATGTGGAACTGGACAAAAGCATACTGGAAGCCCTGGCCGATCCCCTGACCCATCTTATCCGCAATGCCTGTGATCATGGCATCGAATCACCGCAGCAGCGCGTGATCGCAGGCAAACCGGAAACCGGCCATATCCACGTTGCAGCCAGACATGAAGCAGGCCAGATCGCCCTTGTCCTCAGTGATGACGGGCAGGGCATGGATACGAACAAAATCCGTAAAAAAGCTCTGGAATCCGGACTGAAAAAAGAATCCGAACTTTCCCGTATGTCGGAACAAGATATCTGCCAGCTCACTCTTCTTTCCGGTTTTTCCACGGCAGATCAGGTCTCAGAGGTCTCCGGCAGAGGGGTCGGCATGGATGTGGTCAAAACATCCATCGAAACGTTGGGCGGCTCTCTCCAGCTTTCTTCCATCCGGGGTCAGGGGAGTCGCTTCCACATATCCCTGCCCCTGACCCTTGCCATTATTCCCTGCCTTACGGTTCGTGCAGGGAAAGATCGTTTTGCCATTCCTCAGGTGAACCTCGAAGAACTGGTCTGCCTCTATGACCGTGAAATAAGCGAGCGGATTTCCTGCGTGGGAACCCACGAGGTCTGTCGACTCAGGGAAACCCTTCTGCCCATGGTTCGCCTGAAAGAGGTGCTGAAACGTCCGGTTCCCTTTACGGAAACCATACAGACTGCCATCGCCCGTACTCCGAGAAACGGCGAGAGCAAGAATCTCACCTTTGCCGTTGTCAAAGTGGGCAATCATCGTTTCGGTCTTGAGGTCGATGAAGTGATCGGAACCGAAGAAATTGTGGTCAAACCCATGCATCCGGCCCTGAAAACCATTGCCATCTATTCCGGGGCCACCATCATGGGTGACGGGCAGGTGGCTCTCATACTGGATATAGAAGGCATTGCCAGACATACGGGTGTACCCCTTGCCGCCCGCGCAGAAAACACCCACGCCACCACAACAACTCAACCCGTTCTTCTCACCGCAGCCGGTCCCCACGAGCAGTTCGCCATGGCCCTTCAGCTGGTAAGACGGGTTGAAAAAATATCCATCCATCATATTGAGCGGATTGGAGACAAAGAATTTATCACCCTTGACAATGTTCCCACCCGCATTGTCAGGCTGGAACACATTCTGCCCGTATCCCCCTGTCCAGAGAGCGAAACCTTCCATCTGCTTCTTCCTAAATTTTCCGAAAAGCCCTATGGGATTCTCTTTTCCGAAATACGAGATATTGTTGATATACCACTGGATCTTGCAACCAAAAGTATCCCCGGAAAAGGCATTCTCGGTGCTGCTGTGGTTCAGGAAAAACTCTCCCTTTTTCTGGACCCCTTTCAGATTATTGAAAGTGCGGAGCCGGGCTGGTTTGGCGAAAAAACAGAACAGCCAAAACAAAGTCATATCCTTCTTGCCGAAGATACGGTTTTTTTCACCCAGCTTGTGCGGAATTACCTTGAGTCAGATGGATGCAGGGTGACAACGGCATCCAATGGCAGAGAGGCATGGCAACTGCTCCGCGAACAATCCTTTGACCTTCTGGTAAGCGACCTTGAAATGCCTGAAATGGATGGATGGCAGCTGATACGGGAAGTCCGTAAGGACCCTTCATGCCGCCATATAAAAGCCATCGCGCTCACGGCACTGGCCACGGAAACGGACCGGAACCGTACTCTTGCAGCGGGCTTTGATGCCTTTGAGGTGAAAATAGACAGGGAAAACCTGCGGAACAGCATCCGTATCCTGCTGCATGGGAACAAAAATCCGCAAAGGAAAAGCGCATGA